Below is a genomic region from Constrictibacter sp. MBR-5.
GCTCGAGCAGGAGCTTCGCCATGATGTGGCGCTTCTTTTTCTCCTGCGCTTCCTCGAGCGTCTCGGCGCCGGTGTGGAAATAGGCACATGAATACTGACGGTCGCGGTCGAGGAACAGATCGTAGAGCGCGCCCGACAGATCATAGTGATGCGCGATGTTGGCGCGCGCCCGCCCGAGGCGATTGTCCTGCTGAAGCCTGCGCAGCATGCGATCGAGCTCGCCCCGAACCGCGCCGATCGGATGCCGGCCGAGGGCTTCGAGATTGCTGGTGCAAAGGTGGAGGAGGTCTCGCAGCGTCCCTTGCTCGATCGTAATCGTACCATCCATGTAGGCTTCGCCCAGGGCCAGCGACGGGCGAAGAAGGATACGCATCGGCAACAGCGGATCGTGAAGTCTGACCGAGACGTCTGGACCGCTTTCGCCAGGGCCAAAGGGGTGGACCCGGCCGGCCGCATCGATCACCGTCAACCGGCCGGTCCGGATAACCTCGGTAAGAAGTCGAGAGAGGAAGGGCAAGGGAGAGCAGGCGGCTCCCTCGGGATACGCGGCCGGAAGATCTGTCTGGGGCTGAGTGGCCATTTTTTTTCACTTCCGCGGACCTGATTGTGTCTTCCGCGCGATCACTGCGCAGGTCGAGATGGCTTCCCGGCTTCGCCATGGGGTGGGGCTCGCTCATAACGCGACGCGGCATAGCGGTCTGGCGCGGCCAGGAATGCGGCGCGGCAAGCGGCGGAGCAGAAGAAATATGCCCAGCCGCGATGCTCGACCGGCTCGGCCTCTCCGAGATCAACTGTCTTCCCGCAGGCCGGATCTGTTACCTCCATTCCGTGACCTCCTCTCTGAGGAACCATGCCTTTGCCAGCGATGCCGGTTTGCCCGGCAACGAACGCGCACCGGAGCATCAGCACCCACGAAGACGTTCTTCGCACCTGCCCGTAGTGAACAGGCGTCGTTATCCTGAAAAGACGCGGAAGCTTCGAAGTCCTTACAGCGGAACCTCGCGCAGATTCGGTGCCGTCCTTCTGGTCGCTCGTGAAGCGCTTCCGCGGCCCCGGAGTCCCCCTTCATGCTCAAGGCAGGCGGAAGCTTACCCGTGCCTCTGCAGGTTTCGCTTCCGGCTCACTCTGGACCCGGTGTCATCATCCGCGCTGGACAGCAGTGGCGGCGGCCAGGCCGACGCCCGGCGGGGCGGCAGTCCAGCCGCCCGCATCGCGGGCGACAGATCGGTCGATCGTCTCAAGGTCTTCGGACGAAAGCGTTTCCTGGTTCAACAGGTTCTGCGCCGCACGACCAAGCAGGTCGCGGTTCGTCGAAAGGATCGACACGGCGCGCAGGAACGCCGTCTCCACCAGTTCGCGCACGGCGGCATCGATCCCCGAGGCCGTTTCCTCGCCGTAGCGCCGCGGCTGCCAGCTCGCTCCGCCCGGCCCGCCGAGAAAGGGCGCGGCGTCCGTCTCGTACGCGACCTGCCCCAGTTTCGGGTCCATGCCGAACCGCGCCACCATGCTCCGCGCGATCTCGGTGGCCTTGACGAGGTCGTCGGCCGCCCCCGTCGAGACTTCGTCGTAGACGAGGCTCTCCGCTGCTCGCCCGCCGAGGAGGACGGCCATGCGGTTCATCAACTCCTTCCGGTCCATCAGAAAGCGGTCCTCGAGCGGACGCTGGATGGTGTAGCCGAGCGCCGCGACGCCGCGCGGGATAATCGACACCTTCTGCACCGGATCGACGCCCGGCAGAGCCATCGCGACCAGGGCATGCCCCATCTCGTGATGGGCGACGACGTCCCGCTCGTGCGGGTTCAGAAGGCGGTTCTTCTTCTCGAGGCCGGCGACGATGCGCTCGATCGCCAACGTGAAGTCCTCGAAGCCGATGCTCTCGGCATTGCGGCGCGTCGCCAGCAGCGCCGCCTCGTTGACCAGATTCGCAAGGTCGGCGCCGGTGAAGCCCGGCGTGAGCGCCGCCAGGTCCTCGACCGGCAGGTCCGGCGCCAGCTTCACCTTTTCCAGGTGGACCCTCAGGATCGCGACGCGGCCCTGCTTGTCCGGCCGGTCGACGAGCACCTGGCGATCGAAGCGGCCGGCGCGCAGCAAGGCCGGATCGAGCACCTCCGGGCGGTTCGTCGCCGCCAGCAGGACGGTGCCGACGCTCGGGTCGAAGCCGTCCATCTCAGTGAGGAGTTGGTTGAGCGTCTGCTCCTTCTCGTCGTGGCCGCCACCCGGCAGCATCGCGCCGCGGGCGCG
It encodes:
- a CDS encoding YHS domain-containing protein, whose translation is MLRCAFVAGQTGIAGKGMVPQRGGHGMEVTDPACGKTVDLGEAEPVEHRGWAYFFCSAACRAAFLAAPDRYAASRYERAPPHGEAGKPSRPAQ
- the ftsH gene encoding ATP-dependent zinc metalloprotease FtsH; the encoded protein is MKREHQISFWYVIAATLAVIWIQQLLFQPTHIETIPYNEFQQLVDEGKVTDLVIGPDRITGTYTAPVGQAEAQEGQPQHFAVERVPKDLADSLASKGITFSGEPGPGLLQSVASWLMPMLLFLLLWMFLVRPMAMGQGGGLMAIGKSKAKVYVEKDTKVTFADVAGVDEAKDELREIVAFLKDPLGYGRLGARMPKGVLLVGPPGTGKTLLARAVAGEAGVRFFSISGSEFVEMFVGVGAARVRDLFEQARKQAPAIIFIDELDALGRARGAMLPGGGHDEKEQTLNQLLTEMDGFDPSVGTVLLAATNRPEVLDPALLRAGRFDRQVLVDRPDKQGRVAILRVHLEKVKLAPDLPVEDLAALTPGFTGADLANLVNEAALLATRRNAESIGFEDFTLAIERIVAGLEKKNRLLNPHERDVVAHHEMGHALVAMALPGVDPVQKVSIIPRGVAALGYTIQRPLEDRFLMDRKELMNRMAVLLGGRAAESLVYDEVSTGAADDLVKATEIARSMVARFGMDPKLGQVAYETDAAPFLGGPGGASWQPRRYGEETASGIDAAVRELVETAFLRAVSILSTNRDLLGRAAQNLLNQETLSSEDLETIDRSVARDAGGWTAAPPGVGLAAATAVQRG